In one Oryza glaberrima chromosome 2, OglaRS2, whole genome shotgun sequence genomic region, the following are encoded:
- the LOC127762432 gene encoding DEAD-box ATP-dependent RNA helicase 40-like — protein MFHQATLPTMEEAISAMVQEEMRLKLMRGTNPTRSAYTVVDNRECYNCGQVGHVSYNCPTLRNIGGRGLIRGGYGGFGGTRGGFGGDRGGFGGNRGGRGGRGGGRGRGRGAPQANVAIEEGKAITLTGEQVTQWEEWQKNKINESSNTTTHFGNFANYAQVGEGEGDWEEDWDWSQA, from the exons ATGTTCCACCAGGCTACATTGCCCACTATGGAAGAGGCTATTTCTGctatggtgcaggaggagatgaGGTTGAAACTGATGAGAGGTACAAATCCTACAAGATCAGCATACACTGTGGTTGATAATAGAGAATGCTACAACTGTGGACAAGTGGGTCATGTGAGCTACAATTGTCCCACTCTTCGGAACATTGGCGGTAGGGGGTTAATTCGAGGAGGGTATGGTGGATTTGGTGGAACCCGtggtggatttggaggagacCGTGGTGGCTTTGGGGGGAACCGCGGTGGTAGAGGAGGTCGTGGTGGAGGTCGTGGTAGGGGCAGAGGTGCTCCTCAGGCCAATGTAGCCATAGAGGAGGGTAAAGCTATTACCCTAACAGGTGAACAGGTGACACAGTGGGAGGAATGGCAGAAGAACAAGATCAATGAGAGCTCCAACACCACCACTCACTTTGGTAACTTCGCCAACTACGCCCAAGTGGGCGAAG GAGAAGGGGACTGGGAGGAGGATTGGGACTGGAGTCAGGCGTGA